One stretch of Eretmochelys imbricata isolate rEreImb1 chromosome 1, rEreImb1.hap1, whole genome shotgun sequence DNA includes these proteins:
- the RINT1 gene encoding RAD50-interacting protein 1: MAAINVGREQVTRDPDRCDIPYSVAEYVEREVGTDLNCLKKLGKLIEELSENKKQLEEQVLTVSSEVPKRIQNALKNAEDSKKSLSQLLGEETVLFDSINSHLLTAQPWMEDLGVLISQIEEVERHLAYLKWISQIEELSDNIQQYLMTNNVPEAATTLASMAELDIKLQESSCSHLLTFVRSTVKFWHKILKDKLSSDFEEILTHLHWPFVGPPQSQVFGLAAPANVPEIYNNLETLFSQLLKLQTSDELLTKPKQLPEKYSLPPSPPVILPMQIMLNPLQKRFKYHFTGNRQTNVLSKPEWYLTQVLMWIGNHAKFLDDKIQPILDKAGSSVNARLEFSRALVMLILEKLAADIVCLLYDDNLFCHLVDEVLLFERELYATHGYLSSVPSCMHILSEETCFQRWLTVERKFALQKMDSILSSEAAWVSQYKDITDVDEMKVPDCAETFTTLLQVITDRYKNLPTASRKLQFLELQKDLVDDFRIRLTQVMKEETRASLAFRYCAILNAVNYIGTVLADWADNVFFLELQQAALEICADSNALSKLQLGQLACMESSVFDDMINLLERLKHDMLTRQVYHVFREVKDAAKLYKKERWLSLPSQAEQAVMSLSSTACPLLLTLRDRLLQLEQQLCCSLFKIFWQMLAEKVDMFIYQEVILANHFNEGGAVQLQFDMTRNLFPLFSHYCKRPENYFKHIKEACIILNLNVGSALLLKDALHSASENGTILDPNQPSATAVLNELGVYKLAQQDVEILLNLRTNWPNIGK, encoded by the exons ATGGCAGCCATTAATGTTGGAAGGGAACAAGTCACTAGAGACCCAGATCGCTGTGACATCCCTTACTCTGTAGCTGAATATGTTGAAAGAGAAGTTGGAACTGACCTTAATTGTCTAAAGAAACTTGGCAAACTTATAGAGGagctttcagaaaataaaaagcaattaGAGGAACAG GTACTTACAGTTTCATCAGAAGTCCCCAAAAGAATTCAGAATGCCTTAAAGAATGCAGAGGATTCTAAGAAGTCCCTTAGTCAGCTCCTGGGGGAAGAAACTGTTTTATTTGATTCAATTAATAGCCACCTATTGACAGCCCAGCCATGGATGGAAGATCTTGGTGTACTGATTAGTCAAATAGAAGAGGTTGAACGACACCTTGCTTATCTAAAATGGATTTCACAAATAGAAGAGTTAAG TGATAATATTCAGCAGTATCTCATGACCAACAATGTCCCAGAGGCTGCTACTACTTTGGCATCCATGGCAGAATTGGATATTAAGCTTCAGGAGTCGTCTTGTTCTCATCTTCTTACTTTTGTGAGGTCTACTGTTAAATTCTGGCATAAAATTCTTAAGGACAAACTGTCAAG TGATTTTGAGGAAATATTAACTCACCTTCATTGGCCATTTGTTGGGCCACCACAGTCTCAGGTTTTTGGTCTTGCTGCACCGGCTAATGTTCCAGAAATATACAATAATTTGGAGACTCTGTTTTCTCAGCTTCTGAAATTGCAAACATC AGATGAATTACTAACTAAACCAAAACAACTGCCAGAGAAGTATTCTCTACCTCCATCACCACCTGTTATCCTTCCAATGCAAATCATGCTGAACCCTCTTCAGAAAAGATTCAAGTATCATTTTACTGGGAATAGACAAACTAATGTTTTAAGCAAG CCTGAGTGGTACCTAACCCAGGTACTCATGTGGATTGGAAATCACGCAAAATTCCTCGATGATAAAATCCAGCCAATATTGGACAAGGCAGGCTCCTCAGTCAATGCAAGG cttgaATTTTCCCGTGCTCTGGTAATGCTGATTTTGGAGAAGTTGGCTGCTGATATCGTTTGCCTATTGTATGACGATAATCTCTTTTGTCATCTTGTGGATGAGGTGCTTCTATTTGAAAGAGAGCTGTATGCTACTCATGGATATCTCAGCAGCGTTCCCAGTTGCATGCATATTCTGTCAGAAGAAACCTGTTTTCAAAGGTGGCTAACTGTGGAAAGAAAAT TTGCTCTTCAAAAGATGGACTCTATACTTTCATCTGAAGCTGCCTGGGTATCGCAATATAAAGATATCACTGATGTAGATGAAATGAAGGTCCCAGACTGTGCTGAAACTTTTACGACTCTGCTACAGGTTATCACAG ACAGATATAAGAATCTTCCTACAGCATCTAGAAAACTACAGTTCTTGGAGTTACAAAAAGACTTAGTTGATGACTTCAGAATACGGTTAACTCAAGTTATGAAGGAAGAGACTAGAGCTTCTTTAGCCTTCCGTTATTGTGCCATTCTTAATGCTGTTAACTACATAGGAACAGTATTAGCAGACTGGGCTGACAATGTT TTCTTCTTGGAGCTTCAGCAGGCTGCGCTGGAGATTTGTGCAGATAGTAATGCTCTCAGTAAGCTACAGCTAGGACAGCTAGCTTGTATGGAAAGTTCTGTCTTTGATGACATGATTAACCTTCTAGAACGCCTAAAACATGATATGTTGACCCGCCAAGTATACCATGTCTTCAGGGAGGTCAAAGATGCTGCAAAGCTGTATAAAAAAGAGAG GTGGTTATCTTTGCCATCCCAGGCAGAGCAGGCAGTGATGTCCTTATCCAGTACAGCTTGCCCATTGTTGTTGACATTAAGAGATCGTTTGCTGCAGTTGGAACAGCAGCTTTGTTGCTCGCTGTTTAAAATCTTCTGGCAAATGCTTGCAGAGAAAGTGGATATGTTCATCTATCAAGAG GTAATTCTGGCTAATCACTTCAATGAAGGAGGAGCAGTACAACTTCAGTTTGATATGACTAGGAatcttttccctttattttcccACTATTGCAAAAGGCCAGAAAATTATTTCAAACA CATAAAAGAAGCCTGCATTATCTTGAATCTAAATGTTGGCTCTGCCCTCCTTTTGAAAGATGCACTACATTCAGCCTCAGAAAATGGAACCATCTTGGATCCAAACCAGCCCTCTGCCACAGCAGTGTTAAATGAACTTGGAGTTTACAAATTAGCTCAACAGGATGTTGAGATTCTACTTAATTTGAGAACAAACTGGCCTAATATAGGAAAATAA